Proteins co-encoded in one Ignavibacteria bacterium genomic window:
- a CDS encoding nucleotidyl transferase AbiEii/AbiGii toxin family protein has product MAKKEITNIAVSVKERLINYSRKNSLDFNSVLLQYIQERFLFRISKSIYSDNFVLKGALLFLAHDISRLRPTKDIDLLGRSVPNKTDSLKEIFQEIASISFEDGLTFDSHSVSAEEIVEQDEYHGIRIKLSAKLGTARQQVRIDIGFGDIVYPSSLLMDYPTLLDFEAPHLKVYSIESAVAEKFEAAVSLGIATSRMKDFYDIHFFASSKGFDLLTLHNALIETFKNRQTSIEKRHSIFDDKFKNDKNLEALWAAFIKKRSLKINLNFSETVSKIKLFIEPAYSEVNSTKTWDYMEWDWE; this is encoded by the coding sequence ATGGCTAAAAAAGAAATTACAAATATCGCTGTATCTGTAAAAGAAAGGTTGATCAATTATTCACGTAAAAATTCCCTTGACTTCAATTCAGTTCTGCTTCAATATATTCAGGAAAGATTTCTATTCAGAATTTCAAAATCCATTTACTCAGATAATTTTGTTCTTAAAGGTGCGCTTCTCTTTCTTGCCCATGACATAAGCCGACTTCGCCCCACGAAAGATATTGATTTACTTGGACGCTCTGTTCCGAATAAAACCGATTCATTGAAAGAAATATTTCAAGAAATTGCTTCGATAAGTTTTGAAGATGGATTAACGTTTGATTCCCATTCTGTTTCTGCCGAAGAAATTGTTGAGCAGGATGAATATCATGGCATTAGAATTAAATTGTCCGCTAAGCTTGGCACCGCAAGGCAGCAGGTACGGATTGATATTGGATTCGGTGATATTGTTTATCCCAGCTCGCTGCTAATGGATTATCCTACTCTGCTTGATTTTGAAGCCCCGCACTTAAAAGTATATTCGATTGAATCTGCTGTAGCAGAAAAATTTGAAGCTGCTGTTTCTCTCGGAATTGCAACAAGCAGAATGAAAGACTTTTACGATATTCATTTCTTTGCTTCAAGTAAAGGGTTTGATCTTTTAACTTTGCACAATGCTTTAATTGAAACATTTAAAAACAGGCAAACCTCGATTGAGAAACGTCATTCTATTTTTGATGACAAGTTTAAGAATGATAAAAACCTTGAAGCACTCTGGGCTGCATTTATAAAAAAACGCTCGCTTAAAATAAATCTGAACTTTTCCGAAACTGTTTCCAAAATCAAATTATTTATTGAACCGGCTTACAGCGAAGTTAATTCAACAAAGACATGGGATTACATGGAATGGGATTGGGAATGA
- a CDS encoding bifunctional homocysteine S-methyltransferase/methylenetetrahydrofolate reductase, protein MKTFRERLGKEVIVFDGGTGTYLYEKGIYINRCFDELNLTNPEIVKEVHNDYINSGADAIETNTFGANVFKLTPHGLGEKVYEINLRGAQIAKSVAKDSVLVAGSVGPLGVQIEPLGKLSFDEAKDAFKDQIKGLIDGGVDLIILETFILAKELVQALRAVRELDENIPVIGQVTINEDGNLLSGAPLERFIDKLKDYKIDAVGLNCSVGPKPMLDALEKLKTLTTLPISIQPNAGYPQNIGGRNIYMTSPEYMAEYAKRFIQTGASIVGGCCGTNPSHIRAIRRAVQALQPAKRMDVKVSELEIEILPEVKIYSLNEKSRLSNKLLRKEFVSLVELVSPKGVSPQKEIEKARKLFHFGIDAINIPDGPRAMARMSAMVLAVLIQKEVGIETVLHFACRDRNVIGMQSDLLGAWALGVRNILAITGDPPKLGNYPDATAVFDVDAIGLVNLINRLNHGLDLASNPIGEPTGFSIGVGVNPGAINLDDELKRLDWKIEAGAEYMITQPVFDIKIFESFIKRIDYVKLPLICGIWPLISYRNAEFMNNEVPGASVPDEILSRMRSATTKDEGFETGIQIARETYNYIRNDVAGVQLAAPLGRVEAVFEILKK, encoded by the coding sequence ATGAAAACATTTAGAGAAAGACTCGGGAAAGAAGTAATCGTCTTCGATGGCGGAACCGGAACGTATCTATACGAAAAAGGAATTTACATCAACCGATGTTTCGATGAGTTGAATCTAACCAATCCGGAAATTGTGAAGGAAGTTCATAACGATTACATCAACTCAGGTGCCGATGCTATTGAAACAAATACGTTCGGAGCAAATGTATTTAAACTCACTCCTCATGGACTTGGAGAAAAAGTCTACGAAATAAATCTTAGAGGAGCTCAAATTGCAAAATCCGTTGCGAAAGATTCAGTACTAGTAGCTGGCTCTGTCGGTCCGCTCGGAGTACAAATTGAGCCGCTCGGAAAACTTTCTTTTGATGAAGCGAAGGACGCTTTCAAAGATCAAATCAAAGGATTGATTGATGGCGGCGTTGACTTAATTATTCTCGAAACTTTCATTCTTGCTAAAGAATTAGTCCAAGCACTTCGTGCTGTTAGAGAGCTTGATGAAAATATACCTGTTATCGGACAAGTAACAATCAACGAAGATGGAAATTTATTAAGCGGTGCGCCTCTCGAGAGATTCATCGACAAGCTGAAAGATTATAAAATCGATGCAGTGGGATTGAATTGTTCAGTCGGACCAAAACCGATGCTCGATGCATTAGAAAAGCTTAAAACACTTACGACTCTTCCAATTTCAATCCAGCCAAATGCAGGTTATCCTCAAAATATTGGCGGAAGGAATATTTATATGACTTCGCCTGAATACATGGCTGAATATGCAAAACGATTTATCCAGACCGGTGCTTCAATTGTTGGCGGATGCTGTGGAACAAATCCTTCCCATATTCGTGCTATCCGAAGGGCTGTTCAAGCCCTTCAACCGGCAAAACGAATGGATGTAAAAGTCAGTGAATTAGAAATTGAAATACTGCCGGAAGTAAAAATATATTCATTGAATGAAAAATCCCGCTTGTCTAATAAACTTCTTAGGAAAGAATTTGTCAGTCTCGTAGAATTAGTTTCACCAAAGGGAGTTTCACCACAAAAAGAGATAGAGAAAGCGCGAAAGCTGTTCCATTTTGGCATAGATGCGATAAATATTCCAGATGGACCGCGGGCAATGGCGCGAATGTCTGCAATGGTACTTGCTGTTTTAATTCAAAAAGAAGTTGGAATAGAAACCGTTCTTCATTTTGCCTGTAGAGATAGAAATGTAATTGGAATGCAATCTGATCTTCTCGGCGCATGGGCATTGGGAGTTAGAAATATTTTAGCAATCACTGGCGATCCACCGAAACTTGGAAATTATCCTGACGCAACTGCGGTGTTCGATGTCGATGCAATTGGCTTGGTGAATTTAATTAATCGATTAAATCACGGACTTGATCTTGCAAGCAATCCTATTGGCGAACCAACTGGTTTCAGTATTGGTGTCGGTGTGAATCCGGGAGCAATCAATCTTGATGATGAATTAAAAAGATTAGATTGGAAAATCGAAGCAGGTGCAGAATATATGATAACTCAGCCTGTCTTTGATATAAAGATATTCGAAAGTTTTATTAAACGAATCGATTATGTTAAACTTCCATTAATTTGTGGAATTTGGCCATTGATATCATACCGGAATGCAGAATTTATGAACAATGAAGTTCCAGGGGCCTCAGTACCGGATGAAATTTTATCAAGAATGCGAAGTGCAACGACTAAAGATGAAGGATTCGAAACTGGAATTCAAATTGCGCGAGAAACTTATAATTACATAAGAAATGATGTGGCGGGCGTTCAGCTCGCCGCTCCGCTCGGAAGAGTTGAAGCGGTGTTTGAAATACTAAAGAAATAG
- a CDS encoding Abortive infection protein AbiEi yields the protein MKEIIKIFEKHKGYARMKELRNQKIHPRKITKAISEGIIEKIKPGLYKLVNYPWDENGSFADVCKSNKKAVICLTSASSYYELTTFNPSYITVAVPHNSPGFKLEYPPIQVYYFPHKYYETGIIQVETKSGIIRIYNLEKTICDLFRYRTKIGDDIVIESLKSYLELKKRDINKLFEFAETLSVKEKMLPYVKAIVG from the coding sequence ATGAAAGAAATCATTAAAATATTTGAGAAACACAAGGGTTACGCAAGAATGAAAGAGCTTCGTAACCAGAAAATTCATCCTAGAAAAATCACTAAAGCCATTTCAGAAGGAATTATAGAAAAGATAAAGCCTGGTCTGTACAAGCTTGTAAATTACCCATGGGATGAAAATGGAAGTTTTGCAGATGTATGCAAGTCTAATAAAAAAGCCGTTATATGTCTTACTTCAGCTTCTTCATATTACGAACTGACAACTTTTAATCCGTCATACATAACAGTTGCAGTACCTCACAATTCACCTGGCTTTAAGCTTGAATACCCGCCAATACAAGTATATTATTTCCCTCATAAATATTACGAAACCGGGATAATTCAAGTGGAAACGAAAAGCGGAATCATAAGAATCTACAACCTGGAAAAAACAATTTGCGATCTGTTTCGGTACCGGACTAAAATAGGTGACGATATTGTTATTGAATCACTTAAGAGTTATCTAGAGCTAAAGAAGCGGGACATCAACAAACTTTTTGAATTTGCAGAGACACTTAGCGTAAAAGAAAAAATGCTTCCTTATGTTAAAGCGATTGTCGGTTAA